A stretch of the Planktothricoides raciborskii GIHE-MW2 genome encodes the following:
- a CDS encoding cyclic nucleotide-binding domain-containing protein — MASIRKVLPTILVLQISLSMGVIGWISYTSAKKTVYELIRQLSWQVTEHIHNQVMAYLDPSQMSHQLSQIVVDNQNLNLNNFDNLATYFWRIVIQDSVFEPKNDSAQNTLINIAENPQLYNETGNLLASVQYIMFGNEKGEFIGVENQDNAQLILRLKTPGNSHRITYQLNNQGQKVREIIREDYDPRLRPWYQAAKQARKLTWSPIYSSSYDQTSLRINPVLPVYDNNGSLLGVFGIEMTLRQISDFLSNLDIGQNGKAFIIESSGKLVATSANEILSISTPEGNQRLNASESSDPLIQSTMKKLLADNMMEGATKQTQFELKIDGDYQFIQVKPLDHPHLDWTIIVVIPEADFMGNVYANLRMILFLYILVLGIAILLGIITSQWILKPVGILNQAAGEIESDREACRMALGFNSETLAGVSQRQDELGELARVFVDMSDKIYARQQHLKKQMEQLSQEKNLKKKANILIKLCQVYYLKKLLKESNNIRRKKNDTYQQLNLPDLLKSVKFFNNFSAHDIQELINIGYKTTLGEGEYICREDEPGDAFYIILEGSVEIYVEKINKFLTNLSAGAFFGELSLLLGIPRTATVRTTEETILFVVDRLGLQKLLQTYQELADQIAAELHNHKAELDERKEMLKKWGLLDENDRSFSENPLSWIRQVMTVRFGV; from the coding sequence ATGGCTTCGATCCGCAAAGTATTACCAACAATTCTGGTGTTGCAGATTAGCCTATCAATGGGTGTGATCGGTTGGATCTCCTATACTTCCGCCAAAAAAACGGTTTACGAACTCATTCGTCAATTGAGTTGGCAAGTCACCGAACATATCCATAATCAGGTAATGGCCTATTTGGATCCCTCACAAATGAGCCATCAACTGAGTCAAATTGTGGTTGATAATCAAAATTTAAACTTAAATAATTTTGATAATTTAGCGACTTATTTCTGGCGGATTGTTATCCAAGATTCTGTTTTTGAACCAAAAAATGATTCAGCCCAGAATACTTTGATAAATATTGCCGAAAATCCCCAGTTATATAACGAAACTGGTAACCTCTTAGCATCCGTTCAATATATCATGTTTGGCAACGAGAAAGGCGAGTTTATCGGCGTGGAAAATCAAGATAATGCACAACTTATCTTGAGGCTGAAAACACCGGGTAATTCTCATAGAATTACATATCAATTGAACAACCAAGGACAAAAAGTTAGAGAAATAATCCGAGAAGACTACGATCCTCGGCTGCGCCCTTGGTATCAGGCAGCTAAACAGGCGAGAAAATTAACCTGGAGTCCAATTTATAGCTCTTCTTACGATCAAACCAGTTTAAGAATTAACCCGGTCTTACCTGTCTATGATAACAATGGTTCATTGTTGGGGGTGTTTGGCATTGAAATGACCCTCCGACAAATCAGCGATTTTCTCAGTAATTTAGATATTGGTCAGAATGGCAAAGCATTTATTATTGAAAGTTCAGGAAAACTGGTGGCGACTTCAGCGAATGAAATTCTCTCCATATCGACACCAGAAGGGAACCAACGACTCAATGCGTCGGAGAGTAGCGACCCACTGATCCAGTCCACTATGAAAAAATTACTGGCAGATAATATGATGGAGGGAGCTACCAAGCAGACGCAATTTGAGTTAAAGATTGACGGGGATTACCAATTTATTCAAGTGAAACCTCTCGATCATCCGCATTTAGATTGGACTATTATTGTCGTGATTCCTGAAGCTGATTTTATGGGCAATGTCTATGCTAATTTGCGGATGATACTGTTCCTTTATATCTTGGTTTTAGGGATTGCGATTTTGTTGGGAATTATCACGTCACAATGGATTTTAAAACCTGTAGGAATTTTAAACCAAGCTGCCGGAGAAATTGAATCCGATCGCGAAGCGTGCCGGATGGCATTAGGTTTTAATTCCGAAACGTTGGCCGGGGTGAGCCAACGGCAAGATGAGTTAGGAGAACTGGCGCGAGTGTTTGTCGATATGTCTGACAAGATTTATGCCAGACAACAGCATTTAAAAAAGCAGATGGAGCAACTTAGCCAAGAAAAAAATTTAAAGAAAAAAGCCAATATTTTAATCAAACTATGTCAAGTTTATTATTTAAAAAAATTACTCAAAGAATCGAATAATATTAGACGGAAAAAAAACGATACATATCAGCAGTTAAACCTGCCAGACTTGCTTAAGTCAGTGAAGTTTTTTAACAATTTTTCTGCCCACGATATTCAAGAATTAATTAATATTGGTTATAAGACTACTCTAGGTGAAGGAGAATATATTTGTCGCGAAGATGAACCCGGTGATGCTTTTTATATTATTTTAGAGGGTTCGGTGGAAATTTATGTAGAAAAAATTAATAAGTTTTTAACCAATTTGTCTGCGGGGGCGTTTTTTGGAGAACTTTCTTTGCTGCTGGGAATTCCCCGGACAGCTACAGTTAGGACGACGGAAGAAACGATCTTGTTTGTGGTCGATCGCCTGGGGTTGCAAAAACTATTGCAAACTTACCAAGAACTCGCTGACCAGATTGCTGCCGAACTCCATAATCATAAGGCTGAATTAGATGAACGAAAAGAAATGCTGAAAAAATGGGGATTGCTTGATGAAAACGATCGCAGTTTTAGTGAAAATCCTTTAAGTTGGATTCGCCAAGTTATGACCGTTCGCTTTGGGGTTTAA
- a CDS encoding PAAR domain-containing protein — protein MLPVAVLGDVAGGSPIVGPGAPTVLAMGRPIACLGDAVAGAPMATGVLMMPCSVTVLAMGRPVAHSLTMAVGMSVPAPVPVPLTLPVVGTAATVLVAP, from the coding sequence ATGTTACCAGTAGCAGTGCTTGGAGATGTGGCGGGCGGCAGTCCGATTGTGGGGCCTGGGGCGCCGACGGTGTTGGCAATGGGGCGTCCGATCGCCTGTTTGGGAGATGCGGTGGCTGGGGCACCGATGGCCACTGGGGTTTTGATGATGCCTTGTTCGGTGACGGTGTTGGCAATGGGGCGTCCCGTGGCCCATTCCCTGACAATGGCGGTGGGGATGAGTGTTCCGGCTCCAGTGCCGGTGCCTTTGACTTTGCCGGTGGTGGGAACGGCAGCAACGGTTTTAGTGGCGCCGTGA
- a CDS encoding phage tail protein: MTQARDLLPLRLELVPMQLPSGPIEPVGRAAQRSDRPFQNTLLPSAPNHANNYADSYVLLYPGESSELLVRLKNHNAQTVQINAQLEGNFPAHWCRFRMEGNQVPAKGQIEGVLYFQIPGNFFESNDTLVTHKNPLTLDFYGQIHIDYSLDNDLETSPLTITQSARFSLFVRPRSLYLNFLPELYREVDFIGRLLKIFEQGFEPAVNQLESLWAYLDPLTAPEMLLPFLSHWVGWKMDARLSLTRQRYLIRQAIKLFHWRGTRRGLRLYLHLYTDLPLDEHLPEEEKHISIQEIFTQGFVLGFSRLGDDAIVGGGRPYHFLVRLRPEPGQPIDEGLVREIIEQEKPAFCTYELFIDSAN, from the coding sequence ATGACTCAAGCCCGCGACCTTTTACCATTGCGACTAGAACTGGTGCCGATGCAATTGCCATCTGGTCCAATTGAGCCAGTGGGAAGAGCGGCCCAGAGAAGCGATCGCCCTTTTCAAAACACATTACTACCCAGTGCGCCGAACCATGCTAACAACTATGCTGACAGCTATGTATTGCTTTATCCCGGTGAAAGCAGCGAACTGTTAGTAAGACTCAAAAACCATAATGCCCAAACCGTGCAGATCAATGCCCAGTTAGAAGGCAATTTTCCGGCTCATTGGTGTCGATTCAGAATGGAAGGAAATCAGGTGCCTGCCAAAGGTCAGATCGAAGGCGTCCTCTACTTCCAAATCCCCGGCAACTTCTTCGAGTCTAATGATACGCTTGTCACCCATAAAAATCCCCTAACTCTAGATTTTTATGGCCAAATTCATATTGACTATAGCTTAGACAATGACTTAGAAACTTCTCCGCTAACTATCACCCAGTCAGCCAGATTTTCCCTCTTTGTTCGCCCTCGGAGCCTTTATCTGAATTTTCTGCCTGAACTTTACCGAGAGGTAGACTTCATTGGTCGATTATTAAAGATTTTCGAGCAAGGATTTGAACCAGCGGTTAATCAATTAGAATCCCTTTGGGCTTATTTAGATCCTTTGACCGCACCGGAAATGCTGTTGCCGTTCCTCTCCCATTGGGTCGGATGGAAAATGGACGCTCGCTTGAGTTTAACTCGGCAGCGTTATTTAATTCGGCAGGCAATTAAACTATTTCATTGGCGCGGCACTCGCAGAGGCTTACGCCTTTATTTACATTTATATACGGACTTACCTTTAGATGAACATCTGCCCGAAGAGGAAAAACATATCAGTATTCAAGAAATTTTTACTCAAGGGTTTGTCCTAGGTTTTAGTCGTCTTGGTGATGATGCGATCGTTGGAGGCGGTCGTCCCTATCATTTTTTGGTGAGGCTGCGTCCTGAACCTGGTCAGCCGATTGACGAAGGCTTAGTTCGGGAAATTATAGAACAAGAAAAACCCGCATTTTGTACTTACGAACTTTTTATCGATTCGGCTAATTAA
- a CDS encoding putative baseplate assembly protein: protein MKFDFLPNLPKSDLDDRAFQDLVDECLLRIPRYCPEWTNYNPSDPGITLIELFAWMTDQMFQRFNQVPRRNYVAFLELLGVRLKPPTPAKAYLSFYLSASLPQTYTIPAGTEVATEETSEQPAVVFTTEQPLRIGNPRIRHFLSAPTPEDQPQSLRDRFLGSWTMERDGSWHGQEVPCFNDDPQPGNCFYLVFDSSAPSKGNTLAITFKGSAATTTGINPDNPPRRWEAWNGNFWEPILLQEIDDQTQGFSFSELVRLGGNPLSGADVILHLPQEWPETVFVTYQGRWIRCLYSQPNLSQTGYSSSPRIVGISARSIGGTVEAYQSALIRNEVLGESDGTPGQSYQLQGAPVLPRKSDEYILVTPPGGVPQIWQEVADFADSRPEDLHYTIDSLTGRVQFGPLIRESAHKVEQIQFRRRSQQLPGESIYLPDSANANTVEVSATSGGERQYGAVPSRGSMIQMVAYRVGGGDKGNVQRETITVLKTAVPYVARVVNHQPARDGSNAESLEQAVVRTPRLLRTRNRAVTVEDFETLALEGGDGAIARALCMSAMKKEEAGQVRLLLVPQVDTTRIATEGISPDKFNLSANLEQKVLSYLDERRLLGVQVTCGQPEYVGVSVQTEVALEPEYNHTAAQQQILLELQSALYQFLNPINGGPERRGWPFGRPVYSSDIVTLLQKIAGVRYLGAVQLFELRRQENTWVRFLPREPVINPGPLGLIVSWRNLQLRSGHAISLL from the coding sequence ATGAAGTTTGATTTCTTGCCCAATTTGCCCAAGTCAGATTTGGACGATCGCGCTTTTCAAGACTTAGTAGATGAGTGCTTGTTAAGGATTCCCCGCTATTGTCCAGAATGGACGAATTATAATCCATCGGATCCAGGAATTACCCTGATTGAATTGTTTGCCTGGATGACCGATCAGATGTTTCAGCGATTCAATCAGGTGCCTAGGCGAAACTATGTGGCTTTTTTGGAGTTGCTGGGGGTGCGGTTGAAACCGCCGACTCCGGCAAAAGCTTATTTAAGTTTTTACTTGAGCGCCAGCTTACCACAAACTTATACAATTCCCGCTGGAACGGAGGTGGCTACGGAGGAAACTTCAGAGCAGCCAGCAGTTGTCTTTACCACCGAACAACCCCTGCGAATTGGTAATCCTAGAATTCGACATTTTTTATCGGCGCCGACCCCTGAAGATCAACCCCAAAGTCTGCGCGATCGCTTTTTGGGTTCTTGGACAATGGAACGAGATGGGTCTTGGCATGGGCAAGAAGTGCCATGTTTCAACGACGATCCGCAACCGGGGAATTGCTTTTATTTAGTTTTTGATTCCAGCGCCCCTAGTAAAGGAAATACCCTGGCGATTACCTTTAAAGGTTCAGCGGCAACCACTACCGGGATTAATCCTGACAATCCGCCGCGCCGTTGGGAAGCTTGGAATGGTAATTTTTGGGAACCGATTCTGTTGCAAGAAATCGACGATCAAACCCAAGGATTTAGTTTTAGTGAGTTAGTTCGCCTGGGGGGTAATCCGCTTTCAGGGGCGGATGTGATTCTGCATTTGCCCCAGGAATGGCCGGAAACCGTATTTGTCACCTACCAAGGACGCTGGATTCGTTGTTTGTATAGCCAACCAAACCTAAGTCAAACGGGGTATAGTAGCTCTCCGCGAATTGTGGGGATAAGTGCGCGATCGATTGGTGGTACGGTTGAAGCTTATCAAAGTGCTTTAATTAGAAATGAAGTCCTCGGCGAAAGCGACGGAACCCCCGGACAAAGTTATCAGTTACAAGGCGCTCCTGTGTTGCCCCGTAAATCCGATGAGTATATTTTAGTGACACCACCGGGAGGGGTGCCACAAATTTGGCAAGAGGTGGCAGATTTTGCGGATTCTAGGCCAGAGGATTTACACTATACGATTGATTCCCTGACGGGTAGAGTTCAATTTGGCCCGTTGATTCGGGAATCGGCTCATAAGGTTGAACAAATCCAGTTTCGCAGGCGATCGCAGCAACTACCGGGAGAAAGCATTTATCTGCCTGATAGTGCTAATGCTAATACCGTTGAGGTTTCCGCCACTTCTGGAGGAGAACGGCAATATGGGGCAGTACCGTCCCGAGGCTCGATGATTCAAATGGTGGCCTATCGCGTCGGGGGGGGAGACAAAGGTAATGTCCAACGGGAAACGATTACGGTTTTGAAAACGGCGGTGCCTTATGTGGCGAGGGTTGTCAACCATCAACCAGCTAGAGATGGCAGCAATGCAGAATCCCTGGAACAAGCAGTCGTCCGAACCCCCCGTTTGTTGCGGACTCGGAATCGGGCAGTAACGGTGGAAGACTTTGAAACCCTGGCATTGGAAGGGGGAGACGGTGCGATCGCCCGGGCTTTATGTATGTCCGCGATGAAAAAAGAAGAAGCAGGACAAGTCCGCTTGCTGTTAGTGCCTCAAGTCGATACCACGCGCATTGCCACCGAAGGTATCAGCCCAGATAAATTTAACCTATCGGCTAATTTAGAACAGAAAGTTCTGTCTTATCTTGATGAGCGACGGTTGCTGGGGGTACAAGTCACCTGTGGGCAACCGGAATATGTGGGAGTATCGGTGCAAACCGAAGTGGCTTTAGAACCGGAATATAATCACACTGCTGCCCAACAGCAAATTCTCTTGGAATTACAATCGGCTTTGTACCAATTTCTCAACCCGATTAATGGTGGCCCGGAAAGAAGAGGCTGGCCTTTTGGTCGTCCGGTTTATTCCTCCGATATTGTCACATTGTTACAAAAAATTGCTGGCGTGCGTTATTTGGGCGCGGTGCAGCTATTTGAATTACGCCGTCAAGAAAATACTTGGGTGCGCTTTCTGCCCCGCGAACCCGTGATTAATCCTGGTCCTTTGGGTCTGATTGTTTCTTGGCGCAATCTGCAACTGAGATCAGGCCACGCGATTAGTTTACTTTAG
- a CDS encoding DUF4159 domain-containing protein, producing the protein MIQPPTTNHQLTTTNHQPPTTNHQPPTNNQQPLTTNQLIMSKDWPPPNIKPLTRIQVSDGMLINSARWQMAHEYHRIRQNIHYQSLNQPGIVSDLGVYAIEPPPEVTQQYRDRRWVKIQPGIAIDLFGNVIVVNEPVSFRITSEAKQQPTTIYLVVSYVDPNQLQGTETNNDFVTETFRIDERNSPPTDLDVEICRIQLQPGEVQISNPTDVFYPQLNELDLRYRQKARSRSQGIVRVGVVTDNNPNLEKQLRDFSYLLQSLDALYPALQGAEEIGQVSLQLNPEEEEQKQFNYDLIYFKYKESRPLKAEQLASLKNYLNSGSVLFIEAAIKDTKIEDLIAVKKQLQEALGNLGSLDAADLQKFKQDINKELQAVDKELEKEVKQLSIAFEDFAKQLGTPLTAIDQFPQPHPLRTQPFLFSQLPEIDHNPISIMVGGGIVIVIGNLLAACGLDDRYSVSRETLRTAQEMGINILHYAWRRRQITYLE; encoded by the coding sequence TTGATTCAACCACCAACCACCAACCACCAACTAACAACCACCAACCACCAACCACCAACCACCAACCACCAACCACCAACTAACAACCAACAACCACTAACCACTAACCAATTAATTATGAGTAAAGATTGGCCACCTCCGAATATCAAACCATTGACGCGGATTCAAGTTAGTGATGGGATGCTAATTAATAGTGCGCGATGGCAAATGGCTCATGAATATCATCGGATCCGCCAAAATATTCACTATCAATCCCTGAATCAGCCCGGTATTGTTTCCGATTTGGGTGTCTATGCCATTGAACCGCCCCCAGAAGTGACTCAACAATATCGCGATCGCCGTTGGGTGAAAATTCAACCAGGCATTGCCATTGATTTATTTGGCAATGTAATTGTGGTGAATGAGCCAGTTTCTTTTAGGATTACTTCAGAAGCCAAACAGCAACCGACGACCATTTATTTAGTGGTCAGTTATGTAGACCCCAATCAACTTCAAGGAACGGAAACCAATAACGATTTTGTCACCGAAACTTTTAGGATTGATGAACGGAATAGTCCACCCACAGATTTGGACGTGGAGATTTGCCGGATTCAGTTGCAACCTGGGGAAGTGCAAATTTCTAATCCTACTGATGTGTTTTACCCTCAACTCAATGAGTTAGATTTACGCTACCGGCAAAAAGCGCGATCGCGATCGCAGGGGATTGTCCGAGTTGGGGTCGTCACCGACAACAACCCGAACTTAGAAAAACAGCTTAGGGATTTTTCCTATCTGCTTCAGTCCCTAGACGCCTTATATCCCGCATTACAAGGGGCTGAAGAAATTGGTCAAGTCAGCTTACAATTAAATCCAGAAGAAGAAGAACAAAAACAGTTTAACTATGACCTAATTTATTTCAAATATAAAGAATCCCGTCCCCTCAAAGCTGAACAACTAGCCAGCCTGAAAAATTATTTAAACTCAGGGAGCGTATTATTCATCGAAGCCGCTATCAAAGACACGAAAATCGAAGACCTGATCGCCGTCAAAAAACAATTACAAGAGGCTTTAGGTAATCTGGGATCTTTAGATGCCGCAGATTTACAAAAATTCAAACAAGATATCAATAAAGAACTGCAAGCCGTTGACAAAGAACTGGAAAAAGAAGTAAAACAACTATCAATTGCCTTTGAAGATTTTGCCAAGCAGTTGGGGACTCCTTTAACAGCGATCGATCAATTTCCCCAACCTCATCCCCTGCGAACCCAGCCCTTCTTATTTTCTCAGCTTCCAGAAATTGACCATAACCCGATTTCCATCATGGTCGGTGGTGGAATTGTGATTGTGATTGGTAATTTATTAGCCGCTTGTGGACTGGACGATCGCTATTCTGTCTCCAGAGAAACTCTCCGCACCGCTCAAGAAATGGGCATTAATATCTTGCATTATGCATGGCGTCGTCGCCAAATTACCTACTTGGAATAA
- a CDS encoding VgrG-related protein — translation MSPVRYIAEPILKIGGSKASESLMQDLMEISVEESLHQPGMFTLMINNDYFPGSGEPWKHESLFSIGKKIEVSFKSSTTEASEFSTENTEKVIEGEITAIESNFTENAEATMIIRGYDVAHRLHRGRHNRSFQDMTDDAIVNKIIGEAGISAGTVDSTSPSHKYVFQQNQTNMEFLRERAARNGYELFVQDGKLNFRKPKADDTLSLKWLEDIHSFRVRVTSSEQISSVEVRGWDYKEKKAFVSKASSANVVTETDFGKGSKTSSSFSGKPSSPKVIVVDKPFFVAKEGDVMAQALCNELGGEFVQADATGEGNPKIRPGRVVKLADMGKYSGKYYVTETHHHYTDGIYTTEFTVRGLRGGDLLTTVMPEQRLDPGQTLLVGVVSNNKDPEGWSRVRVKFPTLTEEHESNWARVVSIGAGPNRGFDCLPEINDEVLVGFEHGDIHRPYVIGGVWNGKEKTKDPVDNSVVDGKVRLRTFTTRLGHKLQFVEEDKDSSKKGIYLETVDGQKHHLYMNDTDKFVEVKTSGKHYMLLDDKNKKIEVKTNGGHTCLMDDSGKKINVTSTGDMNVKTGTSGKSNKLNVDAGEIYITGMTKIVLKVGPSTIEMTNSGIKINSPKVEVTGTGGVDIKSPAKVAIEGVAQVNIQSAAQVAVKAGAAMNIQAGGSLSMQAGGTAGLQAGGALNLQTGAAFQLMAGATAGFTAPLIRLNC, via the coding sequence ATGTCTCCAGTACGTTATATAGCTGAACCTATTTTAAAAATTGGTGGCAGCAAAGCCTCCGAAAGTTTAATGCAAGATTTGATGGAAATTTCCGTGGAAGAAAGTTTGCATCAACCGGGAATGTTTACCCTAATGATTAACAATGATTACTTTCCCGGCAGTGGGGAACCGTGGAAACATGAAAGTCTGTTTTCCATTGGCAAAAAAATCGAAGTCAGTTTTAAATCCAGTACCACAGAAGCCTCTGAGTTTTCCACCGAAAACACGGAAAAAGTGATCGAAGGGGAAATTACCGCGATCGAAAGTAATTTTACAGAAAATGCTGAAGCAACGATGATTATTCGGGGCTATGATGTGGCGCATCGATTGCATCGGGGAAGACATAATCGCTCATTTCAGGATATGACTGATGACGCGATTGTCAATAAAATTATTGGCGAAGCGGGCATCTCTGCGGGGACTGTAGATAGTACCAGTCCTTCTCATAAATATGTGTTTCAACAAAATCAAACCAATATGGAATTTTTGCGGGAAAGGGCAGCCCGCAATGGCTATGAATTATTTGTCCAAGATGGCAAATTAAACTTTAGAAAACCTAAAGCAGATGATACTTTAAGCTTAAAATGGTTAGAAGATATTCATAGTTTTCGGGTGCGTGTCACCAGTAGTGAACAAATTAGTTCGGTCGAAGTACGCGGCTGGGATTATAAAGAGAAAAAAGCCTTCGTTTCTAAGGCCAGTTCTGCCAATGTCGTCACCGAAACTGATTTTGGCAAAGGATCAAAAACCAGTTCATCTTTTAGCGGCAAACCTTCTTCCCCCAAAGTGATTGTCGTGGATAAACCTTTTTTTGTGGCCAAAGAAGGAGATGTGATGGCCCAAGCCCTTTGTAATGAGTTAGGGGGAGAATTTGTCCAAGCAGATGCTACAGGGGAAGGGAATCCGAAAATCCGTCCTGGACGAGTGGTGAAACTGGCAGATATGGGTAAGTATAGTGGCAAATATTATGTAACAGAAACTCATCACCATTATACCGATGGCATTTATACCACAGAGTTTACGGTGCGGGGTTTGCGTGGGGGCGATTTACTGACTACAGTGATGCCAGAACAGCGTCTCGATCCCGGGCAAACTTTACTGGTAGGAGTGGTGAGTAATAATAAAGATCCGGAAGGTTGGAGCCGAGTGAGAGTGAAATTTCCTACTTTAACCGAAGAACATGAAAGTAACTGGGCGCGGGTGGTGAGTATTGGGGCTGGACCTAATCGTGGCTTTGATTGTTTACCAGAAATTAATGATGAGGTTTTGGTGGGTTTTGAACATGGGGATATTCATCGTCCTTATGTGATTGGCGGTGTGTGGAATGGCAAAGAAAAAACTAAAGATCCGGTAGATAATAGTGTTGTGGATGGTAAAGTGCGGCTGCGAACTTTTACCACTCGCTTAGGACATAAGCTGCAATTTGTAGAAGAGGATAAAGATAGTAGTAAAAAAGGAATTTATCTAGAAACGGTAGATGGGCAAAAACATCACCTGTATATGAACGATACGGATAAATTTGTCGAGGTTAAAACCAGTGGCAAACATTATATGTTGTTGGATGATAAGAATAAAAAAATCGAGGTGAAGACGAATGGGGGGCATACTTGTTTGATGGATGATTCCGGCAAAAAAATTAATGTCACTTCTACGGGAGATATGAATGTTAAAACCGGGACTTCCGGTAAAAGCAATAAACTTAATGTTGATGCGGGTGAAATTTATATTACCGGGATGACTAAGATTGTTTTGAAAGTCGGGCCGAGTACCATAGAAATGACGAATTCGGGGATTAAGATTAATAGCCCGAAAGTGGAAGTAACTGGGACTGGGGGAGTGGATATTAAGTCTCCGGCTAAGGTGGCAATTGAGGGAGTCGCCCAAGTGAATATCCAGTCAGCGGCACAGGTTGCGGTTAAGGCTGGGGCAGCAATGAATATTCAGGCCGGGGGTTCTTTGAGTATGCAGGCAGGAGGTACGGCAGGGCTGCAAGCGGGCGGTGCGTTGAATCTTCAGACTGGGGCGGCATTTCAGCTTATGGCTGGGGCGACTGCTGGTTTTACGGCACCGTTGATTCGGTTGAATTGTTAA
- a CDS encoding GPW/gp25 family protein produces the protein MPEISKNQHRDYLGRGLVFPLQVNLQGGVQLNSDVPNVEDCIRLILGTRLGERVYRPNFGSRLSELVFAPMNTETLLLMRLYVQEALEQWEPRIIVDGIYTEPDPTKGRVDIIIQYHPKDSYDSQSMIYPFYLLPPS, from the coding sequence ATGCCGGAAATTTCTAAGAACCAGCATCGGGACTATTTGGGGAGGGGCTTGGTTTTTCCCTTGCAAGTCAATCTCCAAGGCGGTGTGCAACTAAATTCTGATGTGCCGAATGTTGAGGATTGCATTCGATTAATTTTAGGCACCAGATTAGGGGAAAGAGTTTATCGCCCAAATTTTGGCTCGCGGCTTTCCGAGTTGGTGTTTGCACCGATGAATACGGAAACTTTATTGCTCATGCGCTTGTATGTGCAAGAAGCTCTCGAACAATGGGAACCCCGGATTATTGTGGATGGGATTTATACAGAACCGGATCCGACCAAGGGTCGAGTAGATATTATCATCCAATATCACCCGAAGGATTCTTATGATTCCCAAAGTATGATTTATCCGTTTTATTTGCTACCACCTTCTTAA
- a CDS encoding PleD family two-component system response regulator: MSAVTDSQPIKPKILIVDDSPDNLQVLMQLLKEDYAIVAATTGEKTLQLAKRVPVSDLILLDVMMPEIDGISVCRQIKAMSKWQAIPIIMVTALDSKADLARCLNAGADDFISKPINALELRSFTPYCGLSNSITNCKPCSNCGKIWCKC, translated from the coding sequence ATGTCCGCAGTGACAGATTCTCAACCAATTAAACCGAAAATTTTGATTGTCGATGATAGTCCAGATAACTTACAAGTGCTGATGCAGCTTTTGAAGGAGGACTATGCGATCGTCGCCGCGACCACCGGGGAAAAGACTCTGCAACTGGCAAAGAGAGTCCCTGTGTCAGATTTGATTCTCCTGGATGTAATGATGCCTGAAATAGACGGTATTTCGGTTTGTCGCCAAATTAAAGCTATGTCAAAATGGCAAGCTATTCCCATTATTATGGTGACAGCATTAGACTCAAAAGCAGACCTAGCCCGTTGCTTGAATGCCGGAGCCGACGATTTTATTAGTAAACCCATCAATGCCCTAGAATTGCGATCTTTCACTCCATATTGCGGATTAAGCAACAGTATAACGAACTGCAAACCTTGCTCAAATTGCGGGAAGATATGGTGCAAATGTTGA